From a region of the Desulfomonilia bacterium genome:
- a CDS encoding AsmA-like C-terminal domain-containing protein: MKKFIKTIIVMLLAVIIIITAGFLAAWYYITPERMRTIAEDAISEKLGRKIVIRDIHLELFGNPYVTVSGIEFGSPDEIYLKADSITARFSKWGLLFGRNGIKSVDLDNPYIIVHADRIKKEEKTPELPLLRTMRAICIIYYKDRSVKIDNIRGSVSSYLADLNADVLGGDIRLAAIKSAGSWKGEAQLRNLDLSGLDKGFTGYLGGMVSFITKNGDLTGDASLDFNGLNLPWGIKADNLAFQAGFGKKGDSYLCNSRIDLTRLDLPWGAKVERLGVISSVSTDMKDIDVKDLKVNSNLINFTGAAAIKGIDKKGEMILDLNIVSDEFDYEPFVDFLPLKEFPDWLFALLKKQARRGSATIGHAGFKGKVKDFTSFESCIQDLDIALAVRGLTFSSRPGNIIRNIKADLETRNGDINVLNITGTAGGSPLKSVVLRFPATHRDDFRIGVEADLDMKAADFIQAWRAAVVAMNVNTFLDPVKNIKDGRITAKAQVFYEEKTGGARVRGDAVLDGVDLNWDDAVIRDLSGTVKGPEYFKPLIAMVKGTYNDKPIDSLNLNVMDPFGRINFTFDLRARGIPGSEAFSLDKETSITASGKGTWPDLAGNVSIQSKDFTIYGTQIKPGTGMITGSGKFSARIGRDDFINIPELNTVLGETNIKTSIYTCDKYSSFSLAGSIDFSTFDIIRKGDFIPRTGVASGNFSIQLGDETNLLGKLNLNNIQLEYKGTPTKIDGNLMMEKKNLELNNIKVVQTGINATLNGSLILNEIPEFKGDVAIADLKLGEEGKPPSTSDSFDKIKADAKVKFTNLNYSGISIPQGSTGVLLENGVLKLLGMELKLPYGTITGSAMVPRSGSMTYDLNINIDNTPIAEALKMQSKGKPWITGAMSMHGRLWNTGDAVNGDIKFKAVNGIIDKYNLVSRIFSVLNPYKIIKSGEFDLTHVGFPYNHISADFTVRDSYVTFENFYLDSNSLQVSAVGKYMLRTNYMDVIMGIQPLETFDRTVAMIPIVGWVLTGDKGTLIVISLKVRGPVEDPSVKYLPAVSISHPVAQSLLRVLNLPIDLLTRPEDVILPSINKGGK, from the coding sequence ATGAAAAAATTCATCAAAACTATTATTGTTATGCTCCTTGCGGTGATAATAATCATAACGGCGGGTTTTCTGGCTGCCTGGTATTACATAACCCCTGAAAGGATGAGGACTATTGCCGAAGACGCCATAAGCGAAAAGCTTGGCAGAAAAATCGTCATCAGAGACATTCACCTGGAACTTTTCGGCAACCCTTATGTTACCGTTTCAGGGATAGAATTCGGCAGTCCGGATGAAATTTATCTGAAAGCCGATTCGATAACCGCCCGGTTTTCAAAATGGGGTCTGCTTTTCGGCAGAAACGGCATCAAATCGGTTGACCTTGATAATCCGTACATTATCGTCCATGCGGACAGGATAAAGAAAGAAGAAAAAACACCAGAACTGCCGCTCTTAAGGACAATGAGGGCTATATGCATTATCTATTATAAGGACAGGTCAGTTAAGATTGATAACATCAGAGGTTCCGTGAGCTCCTATCTGGCCGACCTGAACGCTGATGTGCTCGGCGGCGATATCAGACTTGCTGCGATCAAATCGGCCGGTTCATGGAAAGGCGAGGCTCAATTGAGAAACCTTGACCTCTCAGGGTTGGATAAAGGGTTTACAGGATATCTGGGCGGTATGGTTTCATTCATAACAAAGAACGGCGATCTGACGGGCGATGCTTCTCTCGATTTTAACGGGCTCAATCTTCCCTGGGGCATAAAGGCTGACAATCTGGCTTTTCAGGCCGGGTTCGGCAAAAAAGGCGACAGTTATTTATGCAATTCAAGGATCGATCTAACAAGGCTAGACCTGCCCTGGGGGGCGAAAGTCGAACGTCTTGGTGTGATATCCAGTGTATCTACCGATATGAAGGATATTGACGTAAAAGACCTGAAGGTTAATTCAAATCTTATAAATTTTACCGGAGCGGCAGCGATAAAGGGTATTGATAAGAAAGGAGAGATGATCCTGGATCTGAATATAGTTTCGGATGAATTCGATTATGAGCCATTTGTGGATTTTCTTCCACTCAAGGAGTTTCCGGACTGGCTGTTCGCGCTTCTGAAGAAACAGGCAAGGAGAGGCAGCGCCACAATCGGACATGCAGGGTTCAAAGGCAAGGTCAAAGATTTCACTTCGTTCGAATCATGCATACAGGACCTTGATATAGCTCTGGCGGTGAGAGGCCTCACCTTCAGTTCAAGACCGGGGAATATCATAAGGAACATAAAGGCCGATCTCGAGACGCGAAACGGGGATATCAACGTACTTAACATCACGGGCACGGCAGGCGGCTCACCGCTTAAATCCGTGGTATTGAGATTCCCGGCCACTCACAGGGACGACTTCAGAATAGGAGTTGAAGCCGACCTCGACATGAAGGCGGCCGATTTTATTCAGGCCTGGCGAGCAGCGGTGGTTGCAATGAATGTCAATACATTCCTCGACCCGGTAAAAAATATCAAAGACGGTCGAATTACTGCAAAGGCGCAGGTTTTCTATGAGGAAAAAACAGGCGGTGCAAGGGTCAGGGGTGACGCCGTCCTTGACGGTGTTGACCTGAACTGGGATGATGCGGTTATCAGGGACCTTTCAGGGACAGTGAAAGGCCCGGAATATTTCAAACCTCTTATCGCAATGGTTAAAGGCACCTATAATGATAAGCCGATTGACAGCCTGAATCTTAATGTCATGGACCCGTTCGGCAGGATCAATTTTACATTTGACCTGCGGGCAAGGGGCATACCCGGCTCGGAGGCCTTCAGTCTTGATAAGGAAACCAGTATAACTGCTTCAGGCAAAGGGACATGGCCTGACCTTGCCGGGAATGTCTCTATACAGTCAAAAGATTTCACAATATATGGAACGCAGATAAAGCCCGGAACCGGTATGATTACAGGGTCGGGAAAATTCTCCGCCAGGATAGGCCGGGATGATTTCATCAATATACCGGAGCTTAACACCGTCCTGGGGGAAACAAACATTAAGACAAGTATTTATACCTGTGACAAATACTCGTCTTTCAGTCTTGCAGGCAGTATCGATTTTTCAACGTTTGACATTATCAGGAAAGGGGATTTCATACCCAGGACCGGGGTTGCATCGGGTAACTTTTCCATACAACTTGGCGATGAGACGAACCTTCTCGGCAAGCTGAACCTGAACAACATCCAGCTTGAATATAAGGGGACACCTACAAAGATCGACGGCAACCTGATGATGGAGAAGAAAAATCTGGAGCTGAACAACATCAAAGTAGTTCAAACCGGGATAAACGCCACCCTTAACGGGTCATTGATTCTGAACGAGATTCCCGAATTCAAAGGGGATGTTGCAATTGCTGATCTCAAGTTGGGCGAGGAGGGGAAGCCGCCCTCAACAAGCGATTCATTTGATAAAATAAAGGCTGATGCAAAAGTCAAATTTACCAACCTGAATTATTCAGGAATCAGCATCCCTCAAGGTTCCACTGGAGTTCTGCTTGAAAACGGTGTTTTGAAGCTACTCGGGATGGAATTAAAGTTGCCTTACGGAACAATTACCGGCTCGGCGATGGTCCCACGTTCAGGCAGCATGACATATGACCTCAATATCAACATTGACAACACGCCAATTGCGGAAGCCCTGAAGATGCAATCCAAGGGAAAACCCTGGATAACAGGTGCGATGAGCATGCATGGAAGGCTCTGGAATACGGGCGATGCGGTAAACGGTGACATCAAGTTCAAGGCTGTAAACGGCATAATAGACAAGTATAATCTTGTTTCAAGGATATTCAGCGTATTGAATCCCTATAAGATTATCAAGTCGGGTGAGTTCGACCTTACACATGTGGGGTTTCCCTATAATCACATCTCTGCGGATTTTACAGTAAGGGATTCTTATGTGACATTCGAAAATTTCTATCTGGACAGCAATTCGCTTCAGGTTTCTGCAGTAGGCAAGTACATGCTCAGGACGAATTACATGGATGTCATTATGGGTATTCAGCCTCTTGAAACCTTTGACAGGACGGTTGCCATGATACCCATCGTAGGCTGGGTGCTTACAGGGGATAAAGGCACCCTGATCGTCATAAGCCTCAAAGTGAGAGGCCCGGTTGAAGATCCTTCGGTAAAGTATCTGCCTGCCGTATCGATATCGCACCCTGTCGCACAGTCGTTGCTTCGCGTCCTTAATCTGCCGATAGACCTGCTGACAAGACCGGAGGATGTAATACTGCCGAGTATAAACAAGGGCGGCAAGTAG